One stretch of Nakamurella alba DNA includes these proteins:
- a CDS encoding NAD(P)H-dependent flavin oxidoreductase, which translates to MFVTPFTELFGVQHPIVCGGMMGVGRAGLVAAVAEAGALGFLSALTQPRPEDLAVEIERCRALTSRPFGVNLTILPTRNPVSYEDYADVIIEAGVPVVELAGGDPGPWVPRFHAGGVKVIHKCTSVRHAVKGEQAGADAVAIDGFECAGHPGEEDVPSLVLLPAAARRLSVPVIACGGFADGAGVVAALALGGSAVCMGTRFLATEEAAVHANVKQRIVDNTERDTVLLFRQWRNTARVARNAVSEEIARIGARPGATFDEVAHLASGARGRARVLGDGEMDDGVWWAGQSQGLIDDVPTCRELLDRMIAEAGQLVSTSLPALTREQS; encoded by the coding sequence GTGTTCGTGACACCCTTCACCGAGCTCTTCGGAGTGCAGCACCCGATCGTCTGCGGCGGCATGATGGGGGTCGGCCGGGCCGGCCTGGTCGCCGCCGTCGCCGAGGCCGGGGCGTTGGGATTCCTCAGTGCCCTGACCCAGCCACGTCCGGAGGACCTGGCCGTCGAGATCGAGCGGTGCCGTGCGCTGACGTCACGGCCGTTCGGCGTGAACCTGACCATCCTGCCGACCCGGAACCCGGTGTCCTACGAGGACTACGCCGACGTCATCATCGAAGCCGGCGTGCCCGTGGTGGAGCTGGCAGGCGGCGACCCCGGCCCATGGGTGCCGCGCTTCCACGCAGGCGGGGTGAAGGTCATTCACAAGTGCACCTCGGTCCGTCATGCCGTCAAGGGCGAGCAGGCCGGGGCGGACGCGGTGGCGATCGACGGTTTCGAATGCGCCGGACACCCGGGTGAGGAGGACGTCCCGTCGCTGGTGCTGCTGCCGGCCGCCGCGCGGCGCCTGTCCGTGCCGGTGATCGCCTGCGGCGGCTTCGCCGACGGCGCCGGGGTGGTGGCCGCGCTCGCTCTGGGGGGATCGGCCGTCTGCATGGGCACCCGGTTCCTGGCCACCGAGGAGGCCGCGGTGCACGCCAACGTCAAGCAGCGGATCGTCGACAACACCGAACGGGACACCGTTCTGCTGTTCCGGCAGTGGCGCAACACGGCCCGGGTGGCCAGGAACGCGGTGTCCGAGGAGATCGCCCGGATCGGTGCCCGGCCCGGCGCGACCTTCGACGAGGTCGCGCACCTCGCCTCCGGTGCCCGGGGCAGGGCACGGGTGCTCGGGGACGGTGAGATGGACGACGGCGTCTGGTGGGCCGGCCAGTCGCAGGGCCTGATCGACGACGTCCCGACCTGTCGGGAACTGCTGGACCGGATGATCGCCGAGGCCGGGCAACTGGTCTCCACCAGTCTGCCTGCACTGACCCGGGAGCAGTCATGA
- a CDS encoding NAD-dependent succinate-semialdehyde dehydrogenase, which yields MTQPIDAAAALDGIRTDLYIDGHWRSTARTFPVEDPASGETIAEMADAGPADAVAALAAATGAGPGWAATEPRVRAEILRRAFDLLMSGADRLATVISLEMGKPLAESRAEIAYGAEFLRWFSEESVRISGRYSVAPTGGTRLLTMRRPVGPVLAITPWNFPLAMATRKVGPALAAGCTVVLKPAAQTPLTAAYLVAVLEEAGVPPGVVNLIPTSGSAAATAPVLDDPRLRKLTFTGSTEVGRALLGQAATRVLRTSMELGGNAPFLVFPDADLEKTLDGAVLAKMRNTGQACTAANRFLVHESVAPAFADGLARQLGALRIGPGTEPATQVGPLIDGKAVAAMERLVAQAIDDGARPLTGGERWGRQGHFYAPTVLVDVPPGSALLREEIFGPIAPVTTFASDEEAVRLANDTSYGLVGYVFTRDLSRAINVSEQLETGMIGLNQGIVSNPAAPFGGVKESGLGREGGPEGIDEYLETTYLGIAL from the coding sequence ATGACGCAGCCCATCGACGCCGCCGCGGCCCTGGACGGCATCCGGACCGACCTGTACATCGACGGCCACTGGCGGTCCACCGCCCGCACCTTTCCGGTGGAGGACCCGGCCAGCGGTGAAACCATCGCCGAGATGGCGGACGCCGGTCCGGCCGATGCCGTCGCGGCACTCGCCGCGGCCACCGGTGCCGGTCCGGGATGGGCCGCCACCGAGCCGCGGGTGCGTGCCGAGATCCTGCGCCGGGCCTTCGATCTGCTGATGTCCGGGGCGGACCGGCTGGCCACGGTGATCTCGCTGGAGATGGGCAAACCGCTGGCCGAGTCCCGCGCCGAGATCGCCTACGGCGCCGAGTTCCTCCGCTGGTTCTCCGAGGAGTCAGTGCGCATCTCGGGCCGGTACTCGGTGGCACCGACCGGCGGCACCCGGCTGCTGACCATGCGCCGGCCCGTTGGTCCGGTGCTGGCGATCACCCCCTGGAACTTCCCGCTGGCCATGGCCACCCGGAAGGTCGGTCCCGCACTGGCGGCCGGGTGCACCGTCGTACTGAAGCCGGCCGCCCAGACCCCGCTGACCGCCGCGTACCTGGTCGCGGTGCTGGAGGAGGCCGGTGTGCCGCCGGGCGTGGTCAACCTGATCCCCACCTCCGGCTCCGCGGCCGCCACCGCACCGGTGCTGGACGATCCGCGGCTGCGCAAACTCACCTTCACCGGATCGACCGAGGTCGGCCGCGCGCTGCTCGGGCAGGCCGCCACCCGCGTGCTGCGTACCTCGATGGAACTGGGCGGCAACGCACCGTTCCTGGTCTTCCCGGATGCCGACCTCGAGAAGACCCTGGACGGAGCCGTTCTCGCCAAGATGCGCAACACCGGACAGGCCTGCACCGCGGCGAACCGGTTCCTCGTGCACGAATCCGTGGCCCCGGCGTTCGCGGACGGCCTGGCCCGGCAGCTCGGGGCCCTACGGATCGGACCCGGGACCGAGCCTGCGACACAGGTCGGCCCGCTGATCGACGGGAAGGCCGTCGCCGCGATGGAACGCCTGGTGGCGCAGGCGATCGACGACGGCGCCCGCCCGCTGACCGGGGGCGAGCGGTGGGGGCGGCAGGGGCACTTCTACGCGCCGACCGTGCTGGTGGACGTCCCTCCGGGATCGGCGCTGCTGCGCGAGGAGATCTTCGGGCCGATCGCCCCGGTCACGACGTTCGCCTCGGACGAGGAGGCGGTCCGGCTCGCCAACGACACCAGCTACGGCCTGGTCGGATACGTCTTCACCCGGGACCTTTCCCGGGCCATCAACGTGTCCGAGCAACTGGAGACCGGCATGATCGGGCTCAACCAGGGCATCGTCTCGAATCCGGCCGCACCGTTCGGCGGCGTGAAGGAGTCCGGCCTGGGCCGCGAGGGCGGCCCGGAGGGCATCGACGAGTACCTGGAGACCACCTACCTCGGGATCGCGCTGTGA
- a CDS encoding SDR family NAD(P)-dependent oxidoreductase: MTASVAVVTGAASGIGACVADVLRADGWRLSLADLSPMPEGTADPTDLTTATDISSAADVESLFASTLRRFGRIDAVVNVAGITLAGDVLVEDLDEETFDRVIGVNLRGTFLMCRAAVRTLRGSGGAIVNIGSTASVVGIGGTAYVTSKSGVAGLSRAIAYQYADRGIRCNTVAPGATDTPMIRTSLAKGAAAVDRPGCLPGMARPQDVAELVRFLVSDAGRFVTGAVYTMDGGLTQH, translated from the coding sequence GTGACTGCGTCGGTCGCCGTCGTCACCGGCGCCGCTTCCGGCATCGGTGCCTGCGTCGCCGACGTCCTTCGTGCCGACGGCTGGCGGCTGTCCCTTGCCGACCTCTCGCCGATGCCGGAAGGCACGGCGGATCCGACGGATCTGACGACCGCGACGGACATCTCGTCGGCGGCGGACGTGGAGTCACTGTTCGCGTCGACCCTGCGCCGGTTCGGCCGGATCGACGCCGTGGTGAACGTCGCCGGCATCACCCTGGCCGGCGATGTGCTGGTGGAGGACCTGGACGAGGAGACCTTCGACCGGGTGATCGGCGTGAATCTGCGGGGCACGTTCCTGATGTGCCGGGCCGCGGTCCGCACCCTGCGCGGGTCCGGCGGCGCCATTGTCAACATCGGGTCCACGGCATCCGTGGTGGGGATCGGCGGCACCGCGTACGTCACCTCGAAGTCCGGCGTGGCCGGGCTCTCCCGGGCGATCGCCTACCAGTATGCGGACCGCGGGATCCGTTGCAACACCGTCGCTCCCGGCGCCACCGACACCCCGATGATCCGGACCTCGCTGGCGAAGGGTGCAGCGGCGGTCGACCGACCGGGCTGTCTGCCCGGCATGGCCCGGCCGCAGGACGTCGCCGAGCTGGTGCGGTTCCTGGTCTCCGACGCCGGGCGCTTCGTCACCGGCGCCGTCTACACCATGGACGGCGGTCTGACCCAGCACTGA
- a CDS encoding zinc-binding dehydrogenase, which yields MPDTYRRAVFTGAGHPIEWRRQPLPRPAEHELVVGVELAGICGTDVHRLAGDVPTDGPVAFGHEAVGRVLEIGDGAGTDRSGRRIRVGDRVLWNPVPACGRCRACTVERTPVRCTRARWPAPADQHSAAGFQEVALLGPDHEFHVLPDDVEEAAAVALGCALPTAIGGFGRLGGIAEQDVVVVQGSGPVGLASTVLAAQSPATRIVVIGTGDARLRAARDLGATATIDLVGTDAGQRARTLLSLTGGRGADVLIEAAGRPGAFVEGLDLLAAGGRYLLMGLFSGTAPATVDAVRWVNRSQHLIGSLGSPTGSFGAAVSVVQRLSQRYDPGRLVSSVFPLADLETAIAHAAGGTAIKTAVSAGPWT from the coding sequence GTGCCGGACACCTACCGTCGCGCCGTCTTCACCGGTGCCGGGCATCCCATCGAGTGGCGCCGGCAGCCGCTGCCCCGGCCGGCCGAACATGAACTGGTGGTCGGTGTCGAACTCGCCGGGATCTGCGGGACCGACGTGCACCGGCTCGCCGGGGACGTCCCGACGGACGGTCCCGTCGCCTTCGGCCATGAAGCCGTCGGTCGGGTGCTCGAGATCGGGGACGGAGCCGGCACCGACCGGTCGGGTCGCCGGATCCGGGTCGGCGATCGTGTCCTCTGGAACCCGGTGCCGGCGTGCGGCAGGTGCCGCGCCTGCACGGTGGAGCGGACGCCGGTCCGCTGCACCCGCGCGCGCTGGCCGGCGCCTGCGGATCAGCACTCGGCGGCCGGGTTCCAGGAGGTCGCGCTGCTCGGTCCCGATCACGAGTTCCACGTGCTACCCGACGATGTCGAGGAAGCCGCGGCGGTCGCCCTGGGGTGCGCCCTGCCGACCGCCATCGGCGGGTTCGGGCGGTTGGGCGGCATCGCCGAACAGGACGTGGTCGTCGTGCAGGGCTCCGGACCGGTCGGGCTGGCGTCGACGGTGCTCGCCGCACAGAGCCCGGCCACCCGGATCGTGGTGATCGGCACCGGTGATGCCCGGCTGCGAGCGGCGCGTGATCTCGGGGCAACCGCGACGATCGATCTCGTCGGCACCGACGCCGGACAGCGGGCCCGGACGCTCCTGTCCCTGACCGGTGGGCGTGGTGCCGACGTGCTGATCGAGGCGGCCGGACGTCCCGGGGCGTTCGTCGAAGGTCTGGATCTGCTGGCCGCGGGCGGCCGATACCTCCTGATGGGACTGTTCTCGGGGACCGCGCCGGCCACCGTCGACGCGGTCCGGTGGGTGAACCGCAGCCAGCACCTGATCGGCAGCCTGGGATCGCCGACCGGCAGCTTCGGTGCCGCAGTGTCGGTGGTGCAACGGCTGTCGCAGCGCTACGACCCGGGGCGGCTGGTGTCGAGCGTGTTCCCGCTCGCCGATCTCGAGACGGCGATCGCGCACGCGGCCGGCGGCACCGCGATCAAGACGGCGGTCTCCGCAGGGCCGTGGACCTGA
- a CDS encoding enoyl-CoA hydratase/isomerase family protein produces the protein MPAVELTIENRVAHIRLNRPEASNAISIELAHDLGAAVVEVAASDARAVLLTAAGARFCAGGDLGAMVAADDQAAFVHELAVAADRSLLALEALPVPVIAAVHGSVAGAGLAVMLSCDLILAARSTKFLSAYSQVGLTPDCGLSYLLPRSVGQTRALELLLTDRRLTAEEAHAWGMVTTVVEDDDLTATAIALAAKLTGGVTGALASAKDLIRARADVPRADMGLLEATTISRAVTDAEAQQRISAFFSR, from the coding sequence ATGCCGGCCGTCGAGCTGACGATCGAGAACCGAGTCGCGCACATCCGGTTGAACCGGCCGGAGGCGTCGAACGCCATCAGCATCGAGTTGGCGCACGACCTCGGGGCGGCGGTGGTGGAGGTGGCCGCGTCGGACGCCCGGGCGGTACTGCTGACCGCGGCGGGGGCACGGTTCTGCGCGGGTGGCGACCTGGGCGCGATGGTGGCCGCCGACGACCAGGCCGCGTTCGTCCACGAGCTGGCGGTGGCCGCGGACCGGTCGCTGCTGGCGCTGGAGGCGTTGCCGGTTCCGGTGATCGCGGCGGTGCACGGATCCGTCGCCGGGGCGGGTCTGGCCGTGATGCTCAGCTGCGACCTGATCCTGGCCGCCCGGTCCACCAAGTTCCTGTCCGCCTACTCCCAGGTCGGGCTGACCCCGGACTGCGGTCTGTCCTACCTGCTCCCCCGCTCCGTCGGGCAGACCCGGGCGCTCGAACTGCTGCTCACCGACCGGCGGCTCACCGCCGAGGAGGCACACGCCTGGGGCATGGTCACCACCGTCGTCGAGGACGACGACCTGACCGCCACCGCCATCGCCCTCGCCGCGAAGCTCACCGGCGGGGTGACCGGTGCGCTGGCCTCCGCCAAGGACCTCATCCGCGCCCGAGCAGACGTCCCCCGCGCCGACATGGGCCTGCTGGAGGCCACCACCATCTCCCGCGCGGTCACCGATGCCGAGGCGCAGCAGCGGATCTCGGCCTTCTTCTCCCGCTGA
- a CDS encoding DNA alkylation repair protein → MPFADELLGAPAARSLLAAVRKARPRRRLQALTAAVTGLDGLTLRARCDLLTAALLDDIPGDDEDLGEVVRRLLADPAFTGWATWPVGEAVTARALEQLTTDAIDRALDLLPALTPLLSSEFAIRPLMIADLPRVIAAAVRWTADPDPAVRRLASEGTRPYLPWARRVPALDLDPAVTVPILDALYRDPDEVVRRSVANHLNDLSRQHPELVVATAAGWAAAPDVHTPRVVRHALRTLVKRGHPDALALLGFGAGGTVVVTGPVLRAGHVQDGGEIAFTGSILNPGAESVRVAVDYVLHFRKASGRTAPKVFKITTATLAPGEQLDLARTFSFRPITTRRYHPGEHALELQVNGVASGRVAFVYIGQGTGAV, encoded by the coding sequence ATGCCCTTCGCCGACGAACTCCTCGGTGCGCCCGCCGCACGGTCGCTGCTGGCCGCTGTCCGGAAGGCCCGGCCGCGTCGCCGGCTGCAGGCACTCACGGCGGCGGTCACGGGTCTGGACGGATTGACCCTGCGCGCCCGGTGCGACCTGCTGACCGCGGCATTGCTGGACGACATCCCCGGTGACGACGAGGATCTGGGTGAGGTGGTACGCCGACTGCTCGCCGATCCGGCGTTCACCGGGTGGGCCACCTGGCCGGTCGGCGAGGCCGTCACCGCCCGGGCACTGGAACAGTTGACCACCGACGCGATCGACCGGGCGCTCGACCTGCTGCCCGCACTGACCCCGCTGCTCTCCTCCGAGTTCGCGATCCGCCCGCTGATGATCGCCGACCTGCCGCGGGTGATCGCGGCCGCGGTGCGCTGGACCGCCGATCCCGACCCGGCCGTCCGCCGACTCGCGAGCGAGGGCACCCGTCCGTACCTGCCATGGGCCCGGCGGGTACCTGCCCTCGACCTCGATCCGGCGGTGACCGTGCCGATCCTCGATGCCCTGTACCGCGATCCGGACGAGGTGGTGCGCCGGTCCGTCGCCAACCATCTCAACGATCTGTCCCGGCAGCACCCGGAACTGGTGGTGGCCACGGCGGCGGGCTGGGCGGCGGCACCGGATGTACACACACCCCGGGTCGTCCGCCACGCGCTGCGCACCCTGGTCAAACGCGGGCATCCCGATGCACTGGCGCTGCTCGGCTTCGGCGCCGGCGGAACGGTGGTGGTGACGGGGCCGGTGCTCAGGGCCGGGCACGTGCAGGACGGCGGCGAGATCGCCTTCACCGGATCAATTCTCAATCCCGGCGCGGAGTCCGTGCGGGTCGCGGTCGACTACGTGCTGCACTTCCGCAAGGCCTCCGGCCGCACCGCGCCGAAGGTCTTCAAGATCACCACCGCGACACTGGCGCCCGGTGAGCAGCTGGATCTGGCCCGCACCTTCTCCTTCCGCCCGATCACCACCCGCCGCTACCACCCCGGCGAGCACGCGCTCGAGCTCCAGGTCAACGGTGTCGCTTCCGGTCGGGTGGCGTTCGTCTACATCGGCCAGGGAACCGGCGCGGTCTGA
- a CDS encoding DEAD/DEAH box helicase has translation MSVLLDPALTTPENDRIEAPAVPAGPTFAELGLPAPLLRAVTDLGFVTPSAIQEKAIPALLDGRDITGVAQTGTGKTAAFGLPLLAAIDPSLGRVQAVVLTPTRELAIQVSEAITTFAAQLPRITVVPIYGGASFLPQRAALKAGAQVVVGTPGRIIDHLERGTLDITGLRFLVLDEADEMLRMGFAEDVDKILESAPNQRQTALFSATMPPAIRAVAGKHLVDPVDITVARQSSTVTSVKQTYAVVPFRDKVDALTRVIQTSDGDATIVFVRTKEACDQVGTELVARGIGAAAINGDVPQKERERIIDRLRTGKLDVLVATDVAARGLDVDRIDLVVNFDAPGEVEAYVHRIGRTGRAGRTGIALTFFTPREIGRLRLIEKTTRTTMEQIDLPSQDDVWAHGGNAVLRQVQDWAGGSRKGTYRGAVNAFLGETGMSAEDLAATLLALAAGDDGSWVPPVKEQRPERRPRFDEEPAQRGGNRPDRPRRRDAAGPRYRVAVGRRHGVRPAGIVGAITAEGGLSGSDLGRIDIFDDHSIVEIGGHISREAFGRISRATVSGQALQIKLERDGGPSHAPRGSGPARDRDRGPRRPGDDRGGERRYGNREYRGR, from the coding sequence ATGTCTGTCCTGCTCGACCCTGCCCTGACGACCCCTGAGAACGACCGGATCGAAGCCCCTGCGGTTCCGGCCGGCCCCACCTTCGCCGAGCTGGGCCTGCCGGCCCCGCTGCTGCGCGCGGTCACCGACCTCGGCTTCGTCACCCCCTCCGCCATCCAGGAGAAGGCCATCCCGGCCCTGCTGGACGGCCGCGACATCACCGGTGTCGCGCAGACCGGCACCGGCAAGACCGCCGCGTTCGGCCTGCCGCTGCTCGCCGCCATCGACCCATCGCTGGGCCGCGTGCAGGCGGTCGTGCTGACCCCGACCCGCGAGCTGGCGATCCAGGTCTCCGAGGCCATCACCACTTTCGCCGCGCAGCTCCCCCGCATCACCGTCGTCCCGATCTACGGCGGCGCCAGCTTCCTGCCGCAGCGGGCCGCCCTCAAGGCCGGCGCGCAGGTCGTCGTCGGCACCCCCGGCCGGATCATCGACCACCTGGAGCGCGGCACGCTGGACATCACCGGCCTGCGCTTCCTGGTCCTGGACGAGGCCGACGAGATGCTCCGCATGGGCTTCGCCGAGGACGTCGACAAGATCCTCGAGTCCGCCCCGAACCAGCGGCAGACCGCACTGTTCTCCGCGACCATGCCGCCGGCCATCCGCGCCGTCGCCGGCAAGCACCTGGTGGATCCGGTCGACATCACCGTCGCCCGGCAGTCCTCCACCGTCACCAGCGTCAAGCAGACCTACGCCGTCGTGCCGTTCCGCGACAAGGTCGACGCGCTGACCCGGGTCATCCAGACCTCCGACGGCGACGCCACCATCGTCTTCGTCCGCACCAAGGAGGCCTGCGACCAGGTCGGCACCGAGCTGGTCGCCCGCGGCATCGGTGCGGCCGCCATCAACGGCGACGTCCCGCAGAAGGAGCGCGAGCGGATCATCGACCGGCTGCGCACCGGCAAGCTGGACGTGCTGGTCGCCACCGATGTCGCCGCCCGCGGCCTGGACGTCGACCGGATCGACCTGGTCGTCAATTTCGACGCACCGGGCGAGGTCGAGGCCTACGTGCACCGCATCGGCCGCACCGGCCGGGCGGGCCGCACCGGCATCGCGCTGACCTTCTTCACCCCGCGGGAGATCGGCCGGCTGCGGCTGATCGAGAAGACCACCCGTACCACCATGGAGCAGATCGACCTGCCCTCGCAGGACGACGTGTGGGCGCACGGCGGCAACGCCGTGCTGCGCCAGGTCCAGGACTGGGCCGGCGGCTCCCGCAAGGGCACCTACCGCGGTGCGGTCAACGCCTTCCTGGGCGAGACCGGCATGAGCGCAGAGGATCTCGCCGCCACCCTGCTGGCCCTGGCCGCCGGCGACGACGGCAGCTGGGTGCCGCCGGTCAAGGAACAGCGCCCCGAGCGTCGCCCCCGCTTCGACGAGGAGCCGGCGCAGCGCGGCGGCAACCGTCCCGACCGCCCGCGTCGTCGTGACGCGGCCGGCCCGCGCTACCGCGTCGCCGTCGGCCGCCGCCACGGGGTCCGCCCGGCCGGCATCGTCGGCGCCATCACCGCCGAGGGCGGGCTGTCCGGCAGTGATCTCGGCCGGATCGACATCTTCGACGACCACTCGATCGTCGAGATCGGCGGGCACATCAGCCGCGAGGCGTTCGGCCGGATCTCCCGCGCCACGGTGAGCGGTCAGGCGCTGCAGATCAAGCTGGAGCGTGACGGCGGGCCGTCGCACGCCCCGCGTGGTTCCGGGCCGGCCCGGGACCGCGACCGCGGCCCGCGTCGTCCGGGCGACGACCGCGGCGGCGAGCGCCGCTACGGCAACCGCGAGTACCGCGGCCGCTGA
- a CDS encoding AIM24 family protein — translation MPQFVANGKRIVDVHLQGDSFRARAGSMVAYQGTVAFKRAPIGGGEGIRGAMKRGLAGEGLELMECTGHGVVHLAVDAAYVEIVQLTGDKLMVESSSLLAYDTHLTTGIAFHGLRGLSGGQGVATTTISGAGTIALLSFGGPLVALQVSPQHPLTVDPDAYVGHLGNLQQTFVTDISWRMMIGQGSGEAFSLHFTGTGVVWIQPEER, via the coding sequence ATGCCGCAGTTCGTGGCCAACGGCAAGAGGATCGTCGACGTCCACCTGCAGGGCGACTCGTTCCGCGCCCGGGCCGGATCGATGGTCGCCTACCAGGGCACCGTCGCCTTCAAGCGTGCCCCCATCGGCGGCGGGGAAGGGATCCGCGGTGCGATGAAGCGCGGCCTGGCCGGTGAAGGGCTGGAGCTGATGGAATGCACCGGGCACGGCGTCGTCCACCTGGCCGTCGACGCCGCCTACGTCGAGATCGTGCAGCTGACCGGGGACAAGCTCATGGTCGAGTCGTCCTCGCTACTGGCCTACGACACCCACCTGACCACCGGGATCGCCTTCCACGGCCTGCGCGGTCTGTCCGGCGGGCAGGGCGTGGCCACCACGACCATCAGCGGAGCGGGCACCATCGCCCTGCTGTCCTTCGGCGGACCGCTGGTGGCGCTGCAGGTCTCGCCGCAGCACCCGCTCACCGTCGATCCGGACGCCTACGTCGGACACCTCGGCAACCTGCAGCAGACCTTCGTCACGGACATCAGCTGGCGGATGATGATCGGCCAGGGCAGCGGCGAGGCCTTCTCGCTCCACTTCACCGGTACCGGAGTCGTGTGGATCCAGCCGGAGGAGCGCTGA
- a CDS encoding AIM24 family protein, whose protein sequence is MMFDPVNSKVVRGELGPGKDAVARRGAMIAYQGDVLFSPIFLGGNMSGFVGRQVSGEDQAMMKASGRGSIWYGFGGMDTTVLRLSGESLTTESSRILCHEPSLHASVVSAAQAGGGGGLRGAARGVVSGQGFMTTQLTGHGMVVLLSHGGTIEIPVQGGGVTVDPQAYIAHRGQLHLKLQAKVGWREAVGRGSGEAMQLEVTGHGSVLVQASEKKF, encoded by the coding sequence CTGATGTTCGACCCGGTGAACTCCAAGGTGGTCCGCGGCGAGCTCGGGCCGGGCAAGGATGCCGTCGCCCGCCGCGGCGCGATGATCGCCTACCAGGGCGACGTGCTCTTCTCGCCGATCTTCCTGGGCGGCAACATGTCCGGCTTCGTCGGCCGACAGGTGAGCGGCGAGGACCAGGCGATGATGAAGGCCTCCGGCCGTGGGTCGATCTGGTACGGCTTCGGCGGCATGGACACCACGGTGCTGCGGCTCTCCGGCGAGTCGCTGACCACCGAATCGTCGCGGATCCTCTGCCACGAGCCGTCGCTGCACGCGTCGGTCGTCTCCGCCGCGCAGGCCGGCGGTGGCGGGGGCCTCCGCGGTGCCGCCCGGGGCGTGGTCTCCGGTCAGGGCTTCATGACCACCCAACTCACCGGGCACGGCATGGTGGTACTGCTGAGTCACGGCGGCACCATCGAGATCCCGGTCCAGGGCGGCGGTGTCACCGTCGACCCACAGGCCTACATCGCGCACCGCGGTCAGCTGCACCTGAAGCTGCAGGCGAAGGTCGGCTGGCGGGAGGCAGTCGGCCGCGGCAGCGGCGAGGCCATGCAGCTCGAGGTCACCGGTCACGGCAGCGTTCTCGTCCAGGCATCGGAGAAGAAGTTCTGA
- a CDS encoding AIM24 family protein, with protein sequence MVATPLDPSTLPSNDNITSYCYCIENSGEYFLQKGAMLAYYGQMRFENLMSSSVPNMVARQFGSPTGMNEWVLARGHGKLLLGRGGLELNSYTLEDGNLTVRARNLLGFDPTLELKQSIIPGYLNLIGSGTFVAGSNGPVMFAEPPIRVDPQALLGWSDTPTPCVHFDTNWMTGLVSGAQAFFGRRSGEEEQYDFTGSGTVLIQSSEIVSFAEEMAIQQTLRR encoded by the coding sequence ATGGTCGCCACTCCCCTCGATCCGTCGACCCTCCCGTCGAACGACAACATCACGTCGTACTGCTACTGCATCGAGAACTCCGGCGAGTACTTCCTGCAGAAGGGCGCGATGCTCGCCTACTACGGGCAGATGCGCTTCGAGAACCTGATGTCGTCCTCGGTCCCCAACATGGTGGCCAGGCAGTTCGGTTCGCCCACCGGGATGAACGAGTGGGTGCTCGCCCGCGGGCACGGGAAGCTCCTGCTGGGCCGCGGCGGGCTGGAGTTGAACTCGTACACCCTGGAGGACGGCAACCTGACGGTCCGGGCGAGGAACCTGCTCGGGTTCGACCCGACGTTGGAGCTGAAGCAGTCGATCATCCCGGGCTACCTGAACCTGATCGGGTCCGGCACGTTCGTCGCCGGGTCGAACGGCCCGGTGATGTTCGCCGAGCCGCCGATCCGGGTCGACCCGCAGGCGCTGCTGGGCTGGTCGGACACCCCGACGCCGTGCGTGCACTTCGACACGAACTGGATGACCGGCCTGGTCAGCGGTGCGCAGGCGTTCTTCGGGCGGCGCAGCGGCGAGGAGGAGCAGTACGACTTCACCGGCTCCGGCACGGTGCTGATCCAGTCGTCGGAGATCGTCTCGTTCGCCGAGGAGATGGCCATCCAGCAGACCCTGCGGCGCTGA